The genomic stretch GTAAAATTTCGTAACAACTATGCAGTATCTACACTTGCTTTAGGAAAAAGCCAGTAAGGCGTATACCTGACTGCAAGTTTATGTTGATTTAAGGGGTTAAAATTCAATTTAGGTGTACTTTAACAAAGTATAATCCCGCCCTGGACTACTCGCGTTACTCAATACAAGAATTGCAAGAAAGCTTAAGCAGCATTGATAAGTATAAATACCCAGAGCGATATCAGGAGCTGCTGAAAGAATTTTCGTCAAGAAAAGAAGAAGTTGAGCAATATCGAAAGCATGAAAAAGAGAAAATCACTGTAACCGTAAATAATCGCTTGAAAATTCTGGCATGGGTTCAGATCATCACTTGCCTTGGATTTATCTTCGCCGGATTCACTAGCCTATTACAGCAATTTACACTATTTAACTTTGCATTATTCTTGGGGACTTCAACGCTCAATGGATTGGCAGGCTACTTTCTCTTAAGGCGAAAGCGGCTTGGTTTCCAATTGTCGTATTTTAACCAGATTGCCCAGTTATTCTGGTTCAATTTTGGATCCATCTATTACGCATACTCTGGGTTAATATATCTGGTAGTAGTTATCCAAAATGGAATCGGTATCAAAGCATCGCTATTCAGTCCATCATTCCAATTTCTATTGGGTAATAACTTGGGCTTTGGTGTTGGCATCGACTTGGTTCCATTGTTTTTCATATGGTTATTAAGTAGTTGTCATACCGAGAAAGATATATAGAGAATAGAACATCTACGTGATTTTAAATAGAATGGGGTTGGCTTTATAACACTTTTTATTTTGTATTTTCGGGAGTGACAGCAGTAACAGGCGACACCCATCTTTTGAGTACGTTATTCTTTTCTCGCCGCACTCCATACCTGAGCTATCAAGGTAATACATGCGCAAACTTCTCATTTTTACTTTATTCTTGTGCAGCAACTTGTGCGCTCAGGATTTAGTTTCATTGTATGAAGAAAGTGGGGTTACAGCCCCAACCTTTTTTGACAAATCCCATTATAAGAGCAATGAATATAGCACTTTTGGTATCACTGAGATTGGTATTCAGAAAACATCTTGCTTTGGACACTGCCCTGCATTCATGCTCAAAATAAAAACGGATGGTACAGTTTATTACGAAGGCTACGGCTTTGTTGATAAGCTCGGCCAGCATAACGGTAAATTGAAACGGTCTCAACTTGAAAACATTCTTGCCTACATTAATGAAATTGACTTCATGGATCTGCAAGACGTTTACAGTGTTGACATTACTGATCAGCCATCTGTTTACACTATGGTTAAAACACAGTCTCAGCAAAAAATAATCAAGAACTACGCCAATACTGGCCCAATGACATTATGGGCATTAGAGCAATTAATGACTCAGCTGTTAAACGAAGTAAGATGGTTGGATTAGCTGTGGTAATTCAGTGATAGGGGCGTTTCTCAAGGCTAGTTTTTGCATGGTGAATCCGCCATTATTAGATGGGCGTCCTTTTTGTTCGAAGAACACTGGTCAAGTGTTCTCTAAAAAAAGGTGGATGAATATGGTATTAGACGTGAATGGATGGGCATCCGAAAATAAAAAATTTGATGATGCTGAAGTCAGTAAAATTGAAAAGGAATTGGGAGTTAAGTTTCCCCAATCCTATATTTCTCTAATGAAAGATTGGAATGGAGGTTACTTGCATGAAGAACATCAGATTTTAATTGAAAATGATGTTCCTGAAGATTTAATCTACTACCTTGGGGAGAGATTTTGGACGGTTGGCTCAGTAGCTGGAATATCAGCTGATCTAAATAACAGTGAAGGCATAATTAATAAATCTAAAACAGCCCATGAATGGGGAATACCAGAAAAGGTAATTGCTTTTGACGGAGATGGTCATACATGGGTAGCTTTTGACTACCGAGATAATCCCGATAAGCCAAAGATTATTTTCATTGAGTCTGACGAGCTTTTGTCATTTTTTTTGGCTAGCGATTTTTCAGATTTTATTAGCAAACTCATCCCATCCAGCCAAGTATATGACAATGATGGGAATGTCATCTTTGAACAAAAATAATAAAACAAGAATAAAAGAGCACTCATCTTCTGAGTGACCAAAAGTCCACTTCTCAGAGAGCAGCACGACGTACACAGCGAGCAATGCAGCGATAGTAGGGCGTGTCGTTCACCGACACCTGTTCAGCACGAGGACGGGTCATGGCCGGGGCCTTTATCAATAGAGGTTTTTCAAGGCTAGTTTTTGCGGGGCAATTGCGCCATGATGGGACGGGTGTCCCTTTTATTTTTGTTTATTTTTTATCGTCACTGATATAAAAAATAGCGCCCTTCTTTTTAGTCGCCATAAAGGGTTAATGATTGGATGGGTGTCCTTTTCTTTTTTACGATTAGATGGGTGTCCTTTTTACTTTTCTTTCCACTGTCAGCATCATGCTGACCTTATTAACATGCTCGCCTCCTGCTGGCCAAACCGTTATTAGTTTAGCCTGCCAGGCTAAAGGTTATTTCACACCCTAAGCCTCACTGATTTACTGAAATTTCGAAAATCAGAAGATGGGTGTCATCTTAGATTCTGTTAGATTGCTCCTTTTTAGACCTCCCCCACTTACCCCCAAATTATCTCCCTTCAACTTCTGATTTAACGGCCTCAACAATAGCGCTCCATTTCACAAAAGCAAATATTCTTCCATGTTTCACCAAGAAAGCATCTACATAGGAATCTGGCATATAGAAACTTCCATCTCTAGTAGTGAGAAAACTTTCTCTACTAGCGAGAATATGTTCACCGCCTTCGTCAAATGGGAATATTGTCTGCACACCTATACGCGAGCTAACAACTGAGCAAACGCCCCCTTTCTTCACATAACTATTACAGTTACCAATAAAAAAGTACTTCTTGGCATCTGCATCAGCATCGGACGCTTTGGGAACTACGACTGTTACACTAGCCATTTCCCCTTTAAAAACGCTGGAAGCTCGTCCTTTAAGGATAATTTTTCCACTATCCAAAACTTTATAAGTCTCAACGGTCAGCACTCCAGCAACGTCTGAATGCTTCATAAGCTCATGCAAGGTTAACTTCTCTGTACTTGCAAAACAAAGAACAGGAAAAACAAAAAGCACAGCAATTAAAAATTTCATTTGAATGACCCCAATTTTTTTATCGCGTAACCATCCGCCTCATGTTCCAAAATTATACCTTTACCATGTCCTTGCTCATGCATAATCGTAAATTCAGCGGATCCAATGGCGGTGAAGTTAACATTCCTATGATAATGAAAATTTCCATCCAGAATGGTAATATCTGACTTTGGCCCAATAGCTGCTGCATATATCATCATATACAGGACACTCATCTTCTGAGTAACCATAAAGAGTGGGCCAGAGGAATGTCCTCTTTGCCACTTCAATACGCTTTGGACAATGCTGGTTTCACGCTGACACAGTGTTTTTCTGTTAGAAACGCAAATTAGAGGCGAGCGAGACTATCAGCGGGTGCCGAAGGTCTGTGAGTGTGGTGCGGTGGGAGCTTTGAGCAGCCTTTATCAATGGGCCGACTACGTACCGTCTGACAAAGAAAGCCCCGGCCACCCTAAGGCGGCCGGGGCCTTGATCCGCTATTTACAGCGACTTTAAGAAGCTCAGCAATTGCTGGCGCTCTTGCGCACTGAGCGCTGCAAAACGCTGTTTACTGGTTTGCGCTTCTCCACCATGCCACATAATGGCTTCGGTCAGACTGCGTGCTCGGCTGTCGTGCAGATATCCCACGGGGGTGCCCGCCGCAACATATTCGGTGTAGCCAATGCCCCACAGCGGCGATGTGCGCCACATGCTGCCCGTTGCCAAACCTTCTTGAAAACCATCGGCCAACCCGTCACCCATATCGTGCAACAGCATGTCGGTGTAGGGCTTTATCGTCTGATTGCGCACTTCGGCAAATTCTGACGTGTTGCCGGTTTGCAGCTCCACCACATGGCAACTGCTGCAACGGATATCGGTAAAGAGTTTCTCCCCTTTGGCTATCGCATCTGGGTCTACGTCCAGGTACGGCAAGGGGGTAACGCCTTTGGGAAAACCACTGACCAGGCTGCGCTGCGCCGGGACGCCCAAGAGCTGCAAATACTGGGTCATGCGCTCGACCGCTTCGGCAGAAAGCCCCATATCTAGCCCGTCACTGGCATTGCAGTGGGCAGAGCCTGCCAAACACAGCCGGTTGGGATAGACCGGTGAGGTGACCGACATATCCAGCAACGCCGCGTTGGTTACTTGATGACGCAAGCTGACTTTGCCGGCCTTCCAGCCATAGCGGCCGAGATGTACTTCGCCTGTTTCTGGGTCATAGCCGTAGTTTGCGGTGCCTTTCACGCCATCTTCGTCTGGGCTGGTGCGCACCCGAGATAAAATCTCGGCATCGGGGATGGCTTCGAGCAGCCCCATGCCGATCATCGGCTGCGCCGCCCGCAGTGAATAGACCGCAGGGGTTGGCCCCTCGAACGCTACCTTGGGTTTTCGCAGCGCCACCACGGTGCCATCGGCCAGGGTTGCTGAGGAATCCTCAAACCCTGCCAGCCAAACTCCCGTGCCCCAATTTTGCGCTTCGCCGGTGGTTACTGAGCGGGCGTTCATCTGTACCGCGAGGCCGTAATGGCGGTCTGGCCAATAGGTGCCATCGACGGTGGACTCGGCGGTGCGTACCGCCATGGTATCGAGCCGCTGGTTAATCACCGTTGGCGCTGCACTGCGGCCATTGTTGATGTGGCAACCAAAGCAGGAAGACTGGTTGAAGCGCGGCCCCTGCAACGCCATGCCCGCATCGTTGCGGTCGTTATCCGGCTCGTTGTGCTCGCCAGTCCACAGGTTGGTATGGATCCAACGGCGCCCTTCCACAAAGCGTTGCATGTTTTCCATGGCAATGGTGGTTTGCGGCTGTTGGAACATAAAGGCGGCATTATCGGCGTAATCGTAAGAAATAGAGCCCGTGCCGCCTTGCAGTGTTTCCTTGGGTAGCGGCGCGTTTTTCAGCCGTGGTTGCACCCCATACCAAGGCCGCAACCCTTCACCCATGACGTAAGTCAGCTCATTGGTGTAGTAGCGATAACCGTGGCTGTCGCCTAGGGAATCCATGATCTCGCGGGTGGTAAAAAACGAGCTGGAAAACTCCAACACATCGCCTACTTCCAACGGACGGGCGTCGATGGTTTTACCGTTCGGTACCATAACGCCGTTGGCGTCGGGTGAATTGTCGCGATGGCCCGGAAAGGTATCAAACAACACACTGCAACCGTCGTTGGCACCCATTACGCCGCCATAGCCGCTGTCGGGACGCAGCAACACACCGTTGGCGGGTTTAGCCACTACCGGGCAGGGGGCGCCATCGGTCAAATAGGTGGAGTCATCCAGCAAATCACCCGGGCTCATCCAGCCATAACCGGTCACATAGGGATTATCAAAGCCACGAACAAAGACATGCCCGCCGCCTTTTTGCGGTTCCTGAAAATATTGGTTAACCACTAACTTGGGATGGGTCACCCCGGCGACATGGCTGTCGTCGATGATCTCCACGCCCCAGGTACGAAACTGAAAATAGTTGGCCACAAAATTAAGATGCGCCCCTGGACCTTTGTCGCGGGGATTACCCGCCGCATCCACGGTGTCATTCACGCCATAGCCAATCTCGTTCCAGTCTTCACCGCGTTCACGGGCATGGCGAGAGCGGCCCACCATACCAAAGCGTGTTACCAAGCGGCCGTCGGGTAAGGAAAACTGGGTAGACTCTATCGGCTCGTCAAACTGCGGCAGTGGCGTCAGCCCGGCACCCGACATCGGCACAGACACGGCTGAGGTTTGCAGTGTGGGCAGGGAATTCTCGGCAGTTGGCGCGCGAAATTCGGCTTCAAACAGGGAGTAGCCATACTGGGTTGCCCGCGTGACCCCCTGTAAACGCAGATAACGGGCGTAGATACCCAAGTTGTAAAACTGCTCGGTTTCCCCTTGTGAGTCGACCACATAACGCAATTGATACCAGGTTTGGGCATCGTCAGAGATATACACCGCATATTGTGCTGCATGGGCGCGTTCCCATTGCAACTTCATGTAACCGATGGCGGTCTTGCTGCCAAAATCAAACTGCAGCCACGCCGCGTCAGGATCAGCCGCGTTACTCCAGGCGCTTTCCCAACGGGTTTGTAAATCACCATCGATGGCTTTTGCGGCAGTATTGGTGTCGTTCTCATCGCCAGAAGAGCTGGCTTGCACAGGCGTAACCACCGCCGCATCCGTTGCTGCTGCCGCGGCGCTC from Gallaecimonas pentaromativorans encodes the following:
- a CDS encoding DUF6438 domain-containing protein yields the protein MRKLLIFTLFLCSNLCAQDLVSLYEESGVTAPTFFDKSHYKSNEYSTFGITEIGIQKTSCFGHCPAFMLKIKTDGTVYYEGYGFVDKLGQHNGKLKRSQLENILAYINEIDFMDLQDVYSVDITDQPSVYTMVKTQSQQKIIKNYANTGPMTLWALEQLMTQLLNEVRWLD
- a CDS encoding SMI1/KNR4 family protein encodes the protein MVLDVNGWASENKKFDDAEVSKIEKELGVKFPQSYISLMKDWNGGYLHEEHQILIENDVPEDLIYYLGERFWTVGSVAGISADLNNSEGIINKSKTAHEWGIPEKVIAFDGDGHTWVAFDYRDNPDKPKIIFIESDELLSFFLASDFSDFISKLIPSSQVYDNDGNVIFEQK
- a CDS encoding di-heme oxidoredictase family protein, which codes for MELPLLTNDKTRFLLITRWVVMLPLLGTLLVGCGGGGGDDGSTETTPTPPPVSGTPDPEEPGDTPVTPVPEDENQPTLEAPTLTSAVPLPKAGGPSLPPPPDSLRLPADFVFSSSQRQSAMSAAAAATDAAVVTPVQASSSGDENDTNTAAKAIDGDLQTRWESAWSNAADPDAAWLQFDFGSKTAIGYMKLQWERAHAAQYAVYISDDAQTWYQLRYVVDSQGETEQFYNLGIYARYLRLQGVTRATQYGYSLFEAEFRAPTAENSLPTLQTSAVSVPMSGAGLTPLPQFDEPIESTQFSLPDGRLVTRFGMVGRSRHARERGEDWNEIGYGVNDTVDAAGNPRDKGPGAHLNFVANYFQFRTWGVEIIDDSHVAGVTHPKLVVNQYFQEPQKGGGHVFVRGFDNPYVTGYGWMSPGDLLDDSTYLTDGAPCPVVAKPANGVLLRPDSGYGGVMGANDGCSVLFDTFPGHRDNSPDANGVMVPNGKTIDARPLEVGDVLEFSSSFFTTREIMDSLGDSHGYRYYTNELTYVMGEGLRPWYGVQPRLKNAPLPKETLQGGTGSISYDYADNAAFMFQQPQTTIAMENMQRFVEGRRWIHTNLWTGEHNEPDNDRNDAGMALQGPRFNQSSCFGCHINNGRSAAPTVINQRLDTMAVRTAESTVDGTYWPDRHYGLAVQMNARSVTTGEAQNWGTGVWLAGFEDSSATLADGTVVALRKPKVAFEGPTPAVYSLRAAQPMIGMGLLEAIPDAEILSRVRTSPDEDGVKGTANYGYDPETGEVHLGRYGWKAGKVSLRHQVTNAALLDMSVTSPVYPNRLCLAGSAHCNASDGLDMGLSAEAVERMTQYLQLLGVPAQRSLVSGFPKGVTPLPYLDVDPDAIAKGEKLFTDIRCSSCHVVELQTGNTSEFAEVRNQTIKPYTDMLLHDMGDGLADGFQEGLATGSMWRTSPLWGIGYTEYVAAGTPVGYLHDSRARSLTEAIMWHGGEAQTSKQRFAALSAQERQQLLSFLKSL